Part of the Halalkalibacter krulwichiae genome is shown below.
AACGAATACTCCACATACAAATCCCATCATTAATCCAGTGGCCGTCTCTCTTTTTATTAATTCTAAAACGGTCTTTTGATCGAATTTATCTAACGCTAATCCCCTAACAACAACGGCAAGTGATTGAGTACCAGTATTCCCTGCCATGTCTGCTATAAGTGGTATAAAAACAGCTAAAATAGCTACTTCAGCTAATGTTGCTTCAAAGGTACCAATCAGTCCTGCTGTAATCATACCGATAAATAACAATAGTATTAACCAAGGTAACCTTTTTTTAGTCGCAACAAAAGAACTAACGTCAAGGTCTAGAGCTCCTTTAACAGCTGCAAATTCACCAATATCCTCAGTTGTTTCTTCTTCCATTACGTCCATTACATCATCGACTGTGACAATGCCAATGATTTTTTCTTCTGATGAAATGACAGGTACAGCTAAAAGGTTATAATTCTTGATTATTGTAAATACCTGTTCTTGATCAGTTGTTGGAAAAACAGAAACGACTTGTTCTTTCATTACTTGATCAACGGTTATTTCTGGTGAAGTTATTATCAATTCTCGTAAGGAAACGACGCCAATTAGTTTGTCTACATCATTGACAATATAAATATAATAAATGGTTTCGGCATCTATCCCTTCTAAACGTAATAGATTCATTATTTCTGATATCGTGTCGTTAGGTGCAACTTTAATAAATTCCGTTGTCATAAGGGAACCAGCAGAATCGTCCTTATACGTGCGGAGAAGCTTAATGTTATCGGCTTCGCTCTTTTCCATCTTCTTTAACAAATAAGTTGTTATGTGATTAGGAATCTCATTAAAGAAATCGGTGATCTCATCAGCTGGTAATTCACCTAACATTTCGAGCGCAAAGTCATCTTTGAGTTCTGTGAAAACTTGTTTTTGTTCATGTAATCTAAGCCCTATAAATAGATTGGCAAATTCGTTAGCGGTTAAATAGTGATAAACCCTCTTTCGTTTGTCTTCGCTCATTTGTTTGAAAATCTCAACTTGATCGGTAGGGTGTAAGTCTAAAAATTCCTCTCGAAATAGATTCTTTTGTTTGTTTTTTAAATACAAAAATAAATAATATGTGTATTCTTCTCGATTTTTCATGCTTATTTTTTTCATGAGCGGTACCTCCTTTCTAAATTAGGAAGGATTAATGTTCAATTTCAACTGAGATGACATTATCAATTTTTTTTAACAGATAATAAATCTCTGTCGTATATTGCTTTTCAGGTGCAGATAGCTTTAAGTCTATTTGTTGGTTGCCATTATCTAGATCTTTCAATTTTAAATTCCGAATGATAATATCGCTCTTTTCATGATGATTAAGACCTTGCCCTTTGCGCTCAATAGCTTTTACCAACTCGGTTATTTTAAAATTAGGCTCCATCACAACTTTTACAAGAACATCACGTTTGCTTAAGGCTGCGGGCCCTACTTTTTTGATAACCAATGGTATAAAGTTAATCGCTAAAATAAATAAAATGACCGCAACTGAAGGCAATAAATAAAACCCAGCACCAACAGCAATCCCAAGTCCAGATGCTGCCCAGATCACAGCTGCACTTGTTAATCCAGAAATAACATCATTATTTCTACGTAAGATTACTCCTGCTCCTAGAAAACCAACACCACTTACAATTTGTGCAGTTAGACGCATTGGGTCCATTGCGTGATAAGTTGGAGTTGCGAACTTATGAAATGATTCTATTGAAACGATCGTAATCATACAACTGGCAACGCAAATGATCATACTTGTTTTTAAGCCAAGTGGCTTGTGTTTAAGTTGGCGATCAATGCCAATTAACATCCCAAAAAATAACGCAAGGGATAACTTTAGCACTAATTCAAATTCATTCATCATTATGTTCACCTTCTTTGCTTTTGACATGTTTATATTGCCCATAAAAGCGAAAGACACCCAAAAGCAAAAGAATTAAGGGTGTCTTTCTAACGATACTTTATACATTTTCAATGCCCTATAGTACTAGCACTGTATGTCAGAGGAAACATCCCGTTAAAACCACCACAACCTATTCAATCAAGAGCTCACAAAATGAGTCTA
Proteins encoded:
- the mgtE gene encoding magnesium transporter, encoding MKKISMKNREEYTYYLFLYLKNKQKNLFREEFLDLHPTDQVEIFKQMSEDKRKRVYHYLTANEFANLFIGLRLHEQKQVFTELKDDFALEMLGELPADEITDFFNEIPNHITTYLLKKMEKSEADNIKLLRTYKDDSAGSLMTTEFIKVAPNDTISEIMNLLRLEGIDAETIYYIYIVNDVDKLIGVVSLRELIITSPEITVDQVMKEQVVSVFPTTDQEQVFTIIKNYNLLAVPVISSEEKIIGIVTVDDVMDVMEEETTEDIGEFAAVKGALDLDVSSFVATKKRLPWLILLLFIGMITAGLIGTFEATLAEVAILAVFIPLIADMAGNTGTQSLAVVVRGLALDKFDQKTVLELIKRETATGLMMGFVCGVFVSGIGMLIPNGSPILGFTIGVSLFVTILFSTLSGTIIPLVINKFKIDPAVASGPFITTINDFIGLFVYFSIATSLLHYL
- a CDS encoding MgtC/SapB family protein, which encodes MMNEFELVLKLSLALFFGMLIGIDRQLKHKPLGLKTSMIICVASCMITIVSIESFHKFATPTYHAMDPMRLTAQIVSGVGFLGAGVILRRNNDVISGLTSAAVIWAASGLGIAVGAGFYLLPSVAVILFILAINFIPLVIKKVGPAALSKRDVLVKVVMEPNFKITELVKAIERKGQGLNHHEKSDIIIRNLKLKDLDNGNQQIDLKLSAPEKQYTTEIYYLLKKIDNVISVEIEH